Proteins from a single region of Bactrocera neohumeralis isolate Rockhampton unplaced genomic scaffold, APGP_CSIRO_Bneo_wtdbg2-racon-allhic-juicebox.fasta_v2 cluster10, whole genome shotgun sequence:
- the LOC126764847 gene encoding uncharacterized protein LOC126764847 isoform X5, protein MNSNNLQQWWENTYRHHQLKHAFNSHDTHGLQIPPLIAKDPRSDILKQIGNNDYDAFLNYTITHSPIDIPDSEDNLLSSVTLLIMVILFGLVVFGGVLGNATLLFTLCSASSVRLRNPLLLAVCLADLLVTGISAPMTLLNVALNRKTNTLPLIICKVIHYVQIMPVAASTISFFMLSLDRYATVRHPCLSQLRQRRYLHISLALFSWIASAVLSAPFLYTYNIIAKSAITNLDDSNKYATSSEILLGTNENAKVGPFLLTTTALPNVRISCTSDLGSSTFLISFIIFHTFAVFIIPGCGVLLNHYGVRQKLCALSLTARAAHGELPLPMPILRRQTHMVIVTGIANAQQTTACPVTNDPSNGPDIQMQNLNPGSIIGKSHDFIKSSNPISPRAMREIRAHSQRQRINHKTCLHGPAAPGIPLPRTSTLHSRRRLANVLIASAILFILCWAPHVFCIFYTSFGYKHYCSKTSKYFHLLLGETLLIIESCLIIRDSAQVGTFKCHLFKNLNKSSKATRDLSFS, encoded by the exons atgaacagtaacaactTGCAGCAATGGTGGGAAAATACTTATCGCCATCATCAGTTGAAACATGCTTTCAATTCTCACGATACGCACGGTCTCCAGATACCTCCACTCATCGCAAAGGACCCTCGTTCAGATATATTAAAGCAGATCGGTAACAATGATTATGACGCCtttttaaattacactataacGCATTCTCCGATTGACATTCCTGACTCAGAAGATAACCTCTTATCTTCAGTTACGTTATTAATTATGGTCATACTATTTGGACTAGTTGTATTTGGTGGCGTATTAGGTAATGCAACATTATTGTTCACGCTTTGTTCGGCATCATCAGTGCGATTGCGAAATCCGCTTTTATTAGCTGTTTGCCTTGCCGACTTGTTAGTTACGGGCATTTCTGCACCAATGACTTTATTAAATGTAGCCCTGAATCGTAAGACGAACACTTTACCACTGATaatatgcaaagtaattcatTATGTGCAG ATAATGCCAGTGGCTGCAAGTACAATTTCTTTCTTCATGCTTTCACTTGATCGTTATGCCACAGTAAGACACCCATGTTTGTCACAGTTACGTCAGCGTcgatatttgcatatttcattaGCGCTCTTTTCATGGATCGCATCAGCTGTTCTCAGCGCGCCATTTCTGTACACATACAACATAATTGCGAAAAGTGCAATAACAAATCTCGATGACAGCAACAAATATGCAACATCGTCTGAAATTTTGCTAGGTACCAATGAAAATGCTAAAGTGGGACCGTTTTTGCTTACCACCACAGCTTTACCAAACGTCAGAATAAGCTGTACTTCCGACCTCGGGTCCAgtacatttttaatttcctttattATTTTCCATACCTTTGCCGTATTTATTATACCCGGATGTGGTGTGCTATTAAACCATTATGGTGTACGTCAGAAGTTATGTGCACTTTCTTTAACAGCGCGAGCCGCTCATGGTGAATTACCGCTTCCTATGCCCATACTCCGTAGACAAACGCACATGGTTATTGTAACTGGAATCGCCAACGCTCAGCAGACAACCGCATGTCCGGTCACAAATGACCCCTCTAATGGACCTGATATAcaaatgcaaaacttaaatcCAGGTTCCATTATCGGAAAAAGTCATGATTTCATCAAATCTTCTAACCCCATATCACCAAG GGCAATGCGTGAAATTCGGGCACATTCCCAACGTCAACGTATTAACCATAAAACATGTTTGCATGGTCCAGCTGCGCCTGGTATACCATTACCACGAACTTCAACTCTCCACTCGAGACGACGCCTAGCCAATGTACTCATAGCATCAGCcatactatttattttatgttgggCGCCCCAcgtattttgcatattttacacAAGCTTCGGTTATAAGCATTATTGTTCTAAGACTTCCAAGTACTTTCATTTGCTACTAG GCGAAACACTTCTTATAATTGAATCCTGCCTAATAATCAGAGACTCTGCGCAAGTTGGGACATTTAAAtgccatttatttaaaaatctcaATAAATCATCAAAAGCCACACGAG
- the LOC126764847 gene encoding uncharacterized protein LOC126764847 isoform X9, with the protein MNSNNLQQWWENTYRHHQLKHAFNSHDTHGLQIPPLIAKDPRSDILKQIGNNDYDAFLNYTITHSPIDIPDSEDNLLSSVTLLIMVILFGLVVFGGVLGNATLLFTLCSASSVRLRNPLLLAVCLADLLVTGISAPMTLLNVALNRKTNTLPLIICKVIHYVQIMPVAASTISFFMLSLDRYATVRHPCLSQLRQRRYLHISLALFSWIASAVLSAPFLYTYNIIAKSAITNLDDSNKYATSSEILLGTNENAKVGPFLLTTTALPNVRISCTSDLGSSTFLISFIIFHTFAVFIIPGCGVLLNHYGVRQKLCALSLTARAAHGELPLPMPILRRQTHMVIVTGIANAQQTTACPVTNDPSNGPDIQMQNLNPGSIIGKSHDFIKSSNPISPRAMREIRAHSQRQRINHKTCLHGPAAPGIPLPRTSTLHSRRRLANVLIASAILFILCWAPHVFCIFYTSFGYKHYCSKTSKYFHLLLDANSCK; encoded by the exons atgaacagtaacaactTGCAGCAATGGTGGGAAAATACTTATCGCCATCATCAGTTGAAACATGCTTTCAATTCTCACGATACGCACGGTCTCCAGATACCTCCACTCATCGCAAAGGACCCTCGTTCAGATATATTAAAGCAGATCGGTAACAATGATTATGACGCCtttttaaattacactataacGCATTCTCCGATTGACATTCCTGACTCAGAAGATAACCTCTTATCTTCAGTTACGTTATTAATTATGGTCATACTATTTGGACTAGTTGTATTTGGTGGCGTATTAGGTAATGCAACATTATTGTTCACGCTTTGTTCGGCATCATCAGTGCGATTGCGAAATCCGCTTTTATTAGCTGTTTGCCTTGCCGACTTGTTAGTTACGGGCATTTCTGCACCAATGACTTTATTAAATGTAGCCCTGAATCGTAAGACGAACACTTTACCACTGATaatatgcaaagtaattcatTATGTGCAG ATAATGCCAGTGGCTGCAAGTACAATTTCTTTCTTCATGCTTTCACTTGATCGTTATGCCACAGTAAGACACCCATGTTTGTCACAGTTACGTCAGCGTcgatatttgcatatttcattaGCGCTCTTTTCATGGATCGCATCAGCTGTTCTCAGCGCGCCATTTCTGTACACATACAACATAATTGCGAAAAGTGCAATAACAAATCTCGATGACAGCAACAAATATGCAACATCGTCTGAAATTTTGCTAGGTACCAATGAAAATGCTAAAGTGGGACCGTTTTTGCTTACCACCACAGCTTTACCAAACGTCAGAATAAGCTGTACTTCCGACCTCGGGTCCAgtacatttttaatttcctttattATTTTCCATACCTTTGCCGTATTTATTATACCCGGATGTGGTGTGCTATTAAACCATTATGGTGTACGTCAGAAGTTATGTGCACTTTCTTTAACAGCGCGAGCCGCTCATGGTGAATTACCGCTTCCTATGCCCATACTCCGTAGACAAACGCACATGGTTATTGTAACTGGAATCGCCAACGCTCAGCAGACAACCGCATGTCCGGTCACAAATGACCCCTCTAATGGACCTGATATAcaaatgcaaaacttaaatcCAGGTTCCATTATCGGAAAAAGTCATGATTTCATCAAATCTTCTAACCCCATATCACCAAG GGCAATGCGTGAAATTCGGGCACATTCCCAACGTCAACGTATTAACCATAAAACATGTTTGCATGGTCCAGCTGCGCCTGGTATACCATTACCACGAACTTCAACTCTCCACTCGAGACGACGCCTAGCCAATGTACTCATAGCATCAGCcatactatttattttatgttgggCGCCCCAcgtattttgcatattttacacAAGCTTCGGTTATAAGCATTATTGTTCTAAGACTTCCAAGTACTTTCATTTGCTACTAG ACGCAAATTCCTGTAAATAA
- the LOC126764847 gene encoding uncharacterized protein LOC126764847 isoform X10: protein MNSNNLQQWWENTYRHHQLKHAFNSHDTHGLQIPPLIAKDPRSDILKQIGNNDYDAFLNYTITHSPIDIPDSEDNLLSSVTLLIMVILFGLVVFGGVLGNATLLFTLCSASSVRLRNPLLLAVCLADLLVTGISAPMTLLNVALNRKTNTLPLIICKVIHYVQIMPVAASTISFFMLSLDRYATVRHPCLSQLRQRRYLHISLALFSWIASAVLSAPFLYTYNIIAKSAITNLDDSNKYATSSEILLGTNENAKVGPFLLTTTALPNVRISCTSDLGSSTFLISFIIFHTFAVFIIPGCGVLLNHYGVRQKLCALSLTARAAHGELPLPMPILRRQTHMVIVTGIANAQQTTACPVTNDPSNGPDIQMQNLNPGSIIGKSHDFIKSSNPISPRAMREIRAHSQRQRINHKTCLHGPAAPGIPLPRTSTLHSRRRLANVLIASAILFILCWAPHVFCIFYTSFGYKHYCSKTSKYFHLLLDLSFS from the exons atgaacagtaacaactTGCAGCAATGGTGGGAAAATACTTATCGCCATCATCAGTTGAAACATGCTTTCAATTCTCACGATACGCACGGTCTCCAGATACCTCCACTCATCGCAAAGGACCCTCGTTCAGATATATTAAAGCAGATCGGTAACAATGATTATGACGCCtttttaaattacactataacGCATTCTCCGATTGACATTCCTGACTCAGAAGATAACCTCTTATCTTCAGTTACGTTATTAATTATGGTCATACTATTTGGACTAGTTGTATTTGGTGGCGTATTAGGTAATGCAACATTATTGTTCACGCTTTGTTCGGCATCATCAGTGCGATTGCGAAATCCGCTTTTATTAGCTGTTTGCCTTGCCGACTTGTTAGTTACGGGCATTTCTGCACCAATGACTTTATTAAATGTAGCCCTGAATCGTAAGACGAACACTTTACCACTGATaatatgcaaagtaattcatTATGTGCAG ATAATGCCAGTGGCTGCAAGTACAATTTCTTTCTTCATGCTTTCACTTGATCGTTATGCCACAGTAAGACACCCATGTTTGTCACAGTTACGTCAGCGTcgatatttgcatatttcattaGCGCTCTTTTCATGGATCGCATCAGCTGTTCTCAGCGCGCCATTTCTGTACACATACAACATAATTGCGAAAAGTGCAATAACAAATCTCGATGACAGCAACAAATATGCAACATCGTCTGAAATTTTGCTAGGTACCAATGAAAATGCTAAAGTGGGACCGTTTTTGCTTACCACCACAGCTTTACCAAACGTCAGAATAAGCTGTACTTCCGACCTCGGGTCCAgtacatttttaatttcctttattATTTTCCATACCTTTGCCGTATTTATTATACCCGGATGTGGTGTGCTATTAAACCATTATGGTGTACGTCAGAAGTTATGTGCACTTTCTTTAACAGCGCGAGCCGCTCATGGTGAATTACCGCTTCCTATGCCCATACTCCGTAGACAAACGCACATGGTTATTGTAACTGGAATCGCCAACGCTCAGCAGACAACCGCATGTCCGGTCACAAATGACCCCTCTAATGGACCTGATATAcaaatgcaaaacttaaatcCAGGTTCCATTATCGGAAAAAGTCATGATTTCATCAAATCTTCTAACCCCATATCACCAAG GGCAATGCGTGAAATTCGGGCACATTCCCAACGTCAACGTATTAACCATAAAACATGTTTGCATGGTCCAGCTGCGCCTGGTATACCATTACCACGAACTTCAACTCTCCACTCGAGACGACGCCTAGCCAATGTACTCATAGCATCAGCcatactatttattttatgttgggCGCCCCAcgtattttgcatattttacacAAGCTTCGGTTATAAGCATTATTGTTCTAAGACTTCCAAGTACTTTCATTTGCTACTAG
- the LOC126764847 gene encoding uncharacterized protein LOC126764847 isoform X4 — translation MNSNNLQQWWENTYRHHQLKHAFNSHDTHGLQIPPLIAKDPRSDILKQIGNNDYDAFLNYTITHSPIDIPDSEDNLLSSVTLLIMVILFGLVVFGGVLGNATLLFTLCSASSVRLRNPLLLAVCLADLLVTGISAPMTLLNVALNRKTNTLPLIICKVIHYVQIMPVAASTISFFMLSLDRYATVRHPCLSQLRQRRYLHISLALFSWIASAVLSAPFLYTYNIIAKSAITNLDDSNKYATSSEILLGTNENAKVGPFLLTTTALPNVRISCTSDLGSSTFLISFIIFHTFAVFIIPGCGVLLNHYGVRQKLCALSLTARAAHGELPLPMPILRRQTHMVIVTGIANAQQTTACPVTNDPSNGPDIQMQNLNPGSIIGKSHDFIKSSNPISPRAMREIRAHSQRQRINHKTCLHGPAAPGIPLPRTSTLHSRRRLANVLIASAILFILCWAPHVFCIFYTSFGYKHYCSKTSKYFHLLLARPPGTTLTTFFELQEHCYIPKYRKISLAIHHRKHFNDESKGSVLTVIQMSVKPMP, via the exons atgaacagtaacaactTGCAGCAATGGTGGGAAAATACTTATCGCCATCATCAGTTGAAACATGCTTTCAATTCTCACGATACGCACGGTCTCCAGATACCTCCACTCATCGCAAAGGACCCTCGTTCAGATATATTAAAGCAGATCGGTAACAATGATTATGACGCCtttttaaattacactataacGCATTCTCCGATTGACATTCCTGACTCAGAAGATAACCTCTTATCTTCAGTTACGTTATTAATTATGGTCATACTATTTGGACTAGTTGTATTTGGTGGCGTATTAGGTAATGCAACATTATTGTTCACGCTTTGTTCGGCATCATCAGTGCGATTGCGAAATCCGCTTTTATTAGCTGTTTGCCTTGCCGACTTGTTAGTTACGGGCATTTCTGCACCAATGACTTTATTAAATGTAGCCCTGAATCGTAAGACGAACACTTTACCACTGATaatatgcaaagtaattcatTATGTGCAG ATAATGCCAGTGGCTGCAAGTACAATTTCTTTCTTCATGCTTTCACTTGATCGTTATGCCACAGTAAGACACCCATGTTTGTCACAGTTACGTCAGCGTcgatatttgcatatttcattaGCGCTCTTTTCATGGATCGCATCAGCTGTTCTCAGCGCGCCATTTCTGTACACATACAACATAATTGCGAAAAGTGCAATAACAAATCTCGATGACAGCAACAAATATGCAACATCGTCTGAAATTTTGCTAGGTACCAATGAAAATGCTAAAGTGGGACCGTTTTTGCTTACCACCACAGCTTTACCAAACGTCAGAATAAGCTGTACTTCCGACCTCGGGTCCAgtacatttttaatttcctttattATTTTCCATACCTTTGCCGTATTTATTATACCCGGATGTGGTGTGCTATTAAACCATTATGGTGTACGTCAGAAGTTATGTGCACTTTCTTTAACAGCGCGAGCCGCTCATGGTGAATTACCGCTTCCTATGCCCATACTCCGTAGACAAACGCACATGGTTATTGTAACTGGAATCGCCAACGCTCAGCAGACAACCGCATGTCCGGTCACAAATGACCCCTCTAATGGACCTGATATAcaaatgcaaaacttaaatcCAGGTTCCATTATCGGAAAAAGTCATGATTTCATCAAATCTTCTAACCCCATATCACCAAG GGCAATGCGTGAAATTCGGGCACATTCCCAACGTCAACGTATTAACCATAAAACATGTTTGCATGGTCCAGCTGCGCCTGGTATACCATTACCACGAACTTCAACTCTCCACTCGAGACGACGCCTAGCCAATGTACTCATAGCATCAGCcatactatttattttatgttgggCGCCCCAcgtattttgcatattttacacAAGCTTCGGTTATAAGCATTATTGTTCTAAGACTTCCAAGTACTTTCATTTGCTACTAG cacgaccaccggggacaacactaactacctttttcgagttgcaagaacattgctatattccgaaataccgcaaaatttcacttgcaatccatcatcgaaaacatttcaacgacgaaagcaaggggagcgtgttgacggttatccaaatgtccgtaaaaccgatgccataa
- the LOC126764847 gene encoding uncharacterized protein LOC126764847 isoform X1, with translation MNSNNLQQWWENTYRHHQLKHAFNSHDTHGLQIPPLIAKDPRSDILKQIGNNDYDAFLNYTITHSPIDIPDSEDNLLSSVTLLIMVILFGLVVFGGVLGNATLLFTLCSASSVRLRNPLLLAVCLADLLVTGISAPMTLLNVALNRKTNTLPLIICKVIHYVQIMPVAASTISFFMLSLDRYATVRHPCLSQLRQRRYLHISLALFSWIASAVLSAPFLYTYNIIAKSAITNLDDSNKYATSSEILLGTNENAKVGPFLLTTTALPNVRISCTSDLGSSTFLISFIIFHTFAVFIIPGCGVLLNHYGVRQKLCALSLTARAAHGELPLPMPILRRQTHMVIVTGIANAQQTTACPVTNDPSNGPDIQMQNLNPGSIIGKSHDFIKSSNPISPRAMREIRAHSQRQRINHKTCLHGPAAPGIPLPRTSTLHSRRRLANVLIASAILFILCWAPHVFCIFYTSFGYKHYCSKTSKYFHLLLGETLLIIESCLIIRDSAQVGTFKCHLFKNLNKSSKATRVIHCTERMPRSRRPNIGRRSRQSNATALNRRSQSEEDRVRRNEMETQRHRRRTHLDNSEAPRNRRGRTSVYDIRQMEHAASITMPPLITACMPTLAR, from the exons atgaacagtaacaactTGCAGCAATGGTGGGAAAATACTTATCGCCATCATCAGTTGAAACATGCTTTCAATTCTCACGATACGCACGGTCTCCAGATACCTCCACTCATCGCAAAGGACCCTCGTTCAGATATATTAAAGCAGATCGGTAACAATGATTATGACGCCtttttaaattacactataacGCATTCTCCGATTGACATTCCTGACTCAGAAGATAACCTCTTATCTTCAGTTACGTTATTAATTATGGTCATACTATTTGGACTAGTTGTATTTGGTGGCGTATTAGGTAATGCAACATTATTGTTCACGCTTTGTTCGGCATCATCAGTGCGATTGCGAAATCCGCTTTTATTAGCTGTTTGCCTTGCCGACTTGTTAGTTACGGGCATTTCTGCACCAATGACTTTATTAAATGTAGCCCTGAATCGTAAGACGAACACTTTACCACTGATaatatgcaaagtaattcatTATGTGCAG ATAATGCCAGTGGCTGCAAGTACAATTTCTTTCTTCATGCTTTCACTTGATCGTTATGCCACAGTAAGACACCCATGTTTGTCACAGTTACGTCAGCGTcgatatttgcatatttcattaGCGCTCTTTTCATGGATCGCATCAGCTGTTCTCAGCGCGCCATTTCTGTACACATACAACATAATTGCGAAAAGTGCAATAACAAATCTCGATGACAGCAACAAATATGCAACATCGTCTGAAATTTTGCTAGGTACCAATGAAAATGCTAAAGTGGGACCGTTTTTGCTTACCACCACAGCTTTACCAAACGTCAGAATAAGCTGTACTTCCGACCTCGGGTCCAgtacatttttaatttcctttattATTTTCCATACCTTTGCCGTATTTATTATACCCGGATGTGGTGTGCTATTAAACCATTATGGTGTACGTCAGAAGTTATGTGCACTTTCTTTAACAGCGCGAGCCGCTCATGGTGAATTACCGCTTCCTATGCCCATACTCCGTAGACAAACGCACATGGTTATTGTAACTGGAATCGCCAACGCTCAGCAGACAACCGCATGTCCGGTCACAAATGACCCCTCTAATGGACCTGATATAcaaatgcaaaacttaaatcCAGGTTCCATTATCGGAAAAAGTCATGATTTCATCAAATCTTCTAACCCCATATCACCAAG GGCAATGCGTGAAATTCGGGCACATTCCCAACGTCAACGTATTAACCATAAAACATGTTTGCATGGTCCAGCTGCGCCTGGTATACCATTACCACGAACTTCAACTCTCCACTCGAGACGACGCCTAGCCAATGTACTCATAGCATCAGCcatactatttattttatgttgggCGCCCCAcgtattttgcatattttacacAAGCTTCGGTTATAAGCATTATTGTTCTAAGACTTCCAAGTACTTTCATTTGCTACTAG GCGAAACACTTCTTATAATTGAATCCTGCCTAATAATCAGAGACTCTGCGCAAGTTGGGACATTTAAAtgccatttatttaaaaatctcaATAAATCATCAAAAGCCACACGAG TCATACACTGTACTGAAAGAATGCCACGTTCAAGACGACCAAACATTGGCAGACGTTCACGTCAATCAAATGCTACAGCGTTAAATCGAAGATCACAAAGTGAAGAAGATCGTGTTCgacgaaatgaaatggaaacacaACGACACAGACGGAGAACTCACTTGGATAATAGTGAAGCACCAAGAAACCGTCGTGGGCGTACGTCCGTTTATGATATACGTCAAATGGAACACGCGGCTTCAATTACGATGCCACCATTGATTACAGCATGTATGCCTACATTGGCCAGATGA
- the LOC126764847 gene encoding uncharacterized protein LOC126764847 isoform X7 codes for MNSNNLQQWWENTYRHHQLKHAFNSHDTHGLQIPPLIAKDPRSDILKQIGNNDYDAFLNYTITHSPIDIPDSEDNLLSSVTLLIMVILFGLVVFGGVLGNATLLFTLCSASSVRLRNPLLLAVCLADLLVTGISAPMTLLNVALNRKTNTLPLIICKVIHYVQIMPVAASTISFFMLSLDRYATVRHPCLSQLRQRRYLHISLALFSWIASAVLSAPFLYTYNIIAKSAITNLDDSNKYATSSEILLGTNENAKVGPFLLTTTALPNVRISCTSDLGSSTFLISFIIFHTFAVFIIPGCGVLLNHYGVRQKLCALSLTARAAHGELPLPMPILRRQTHMVIVTGIANAQQTTACPVTNDPSNGPDIQMQNLNPGSIIGKSHDFIKSSNPISPRAMREIRAHSQRQRINHKTCLHGPAAPGIPLPRTSTLHSRRRLANVLIASAILFILCWAPHVFCIFYTSFGYKHYCSKTSKYFHLLLATVPFFMARRTMYKKLTL; via the exons atgaacagtaacaactTGCAGCAATGGTGGGAAAATACTTATCGCCATCATCAGTTGAAACATGCTTTCAATTCTCACGATACGCACGGTCTCCAGATACCTCCACTCATCGCAAAGGACCCTCGTTCAGATATATTAAAGCAGATCGGTAACAATGATTATGACGCCtttttaaattacactataacGCATTCTCCGATTGACATTCCTGACTCAGAAGATAACCTCTTATCTTCAGTTACGTTATTAATTATGGTCATACTATTTGGACTAGTTGTATTTGGTGGCGTATTAGGTAATGCAACATTATTGTTCACGCTTTGTTCGGCATCATCAGTGCGATTGCGAAATCCGCTTTTATTAGCTGTTTGCCTTGCCGACTTGTTAGTTACGGGCATTTCTGCACCAATGACTTTATTAAATGTAGCCCTGAATCGTAAGACGAACACTTTACCACTGATaatatgcaaagtaattcatTATGTGCAG ATAATGCCAGTGGCTGCAAGTACAATTTCTTTCTTCATGCTTTCACTTGATCGTTATGCCACAGTAAGACACCCATGTTTGTCACAGTTACGTCAGCGTcgatatttgcatatttcattaGCGCTCTTTTCATGGATCGCATCAGCTGTTCTCAGCGCGCCATTTCTGTACACATACAACATAATTGCGAAAAGTGCAATAACAAATCTCGATGACAGCAACAAATATGCAACATCGTCTGAAATTTTGCTAGGTACCAATGAAAATGCTAAAGTGGGACCGTTTTTGCTTACCACCACAGCTTTACCAAACGTCAGAATAAGCTGTACTTCCGACCTCGGGTCCAgtacatttttaatttcctttattATTTTCCATACCTTTGCCGTATTTATTATACCCGGATGTGGTGTGCTATTAAACCATTATGGTGTACGTCAGAAGTTATGTGCACTTTCTTTAACAGCGCGAGCCGCTCATGGTGAATTACCGCTTCCTATGCCCATACTCCGTAGACAAACGCACATGGTTATTGTAACTGGAATCGCCAACGCTCAGCAGACAACCGCATGTCCGGTCACAAATGACCCCTCTAATGGACCTGATATAcaaatgcaaaacttaaatcCAGGTTCCATTATCGGAAAAAGTCATGATTTCATCAAATCTTCTAACCCCATATCACCAAG GGCAATGCGTGAAATTCGGGCACATTCCCAACGTCAACGTATTAACCATAAAACATGTTTGCATGGTCCAGCTGCGCCTGGTATACCATTACCACGAACTTCAACTCTCCACTCGAGACGACGCCTAGCCAATGTACTCATAGCATCAGCcatactatttattttatgttgggCGCCCCAcgtattttgcatattttacacAAGCTTCGGTTATAAGCATTATTGTTCTAAGACTTCCAAGTACTTTCATTTGCTACTAG